A portion of the Aquicoccus sp. G2-2 genome contains these proteins:
- a CDS encoding IS66 family transposase, with protein MLETLKSLPDDAEDLKGLVALMGEEIKSLTLKVEDLQGQLAAHRKARFGSKSESLDQLAFDLQEDTEIARAAQAKHDETGADDDAAQSDRPAKRQHSRAPLPDHLERQTEVLSPGDACASCGGALRPVGEEVTQELEYIPGRFVVRQIVRPRMACSCCETFAQAPLPSRPIERGRAGPGLLAHVLVGKYCDHLPLYRQSEIYAREKLDLHRSTLTDWVGRSTALLEPLAEHIGKLVRAGPAVFADDTPVKMQTGAKTGKAHTARLWSYVRDERPWCGQAPPCAWYQFSVDRKGQHPSAHLSGYKGTVHADGFTGFNGLFGEGLATEQACMVHVRRKFVDVFERDGSVIARGAIERIARLYGVEKEARYKSPDERVALRQAQAKPVFDELEGWLKQQLPKISGKTKLAEAIRYALGRIPKARPYLENGQLELDNNICERSIRPLTLGRKNYLFMGSKGGGKAAAIAYTLIETARMNNVNPEAWLTWVLERIADHKINRIEELAPWNWAPQ; from the coding sequence ATGCTGGAGACGCTGAAATCCCTGCCGGACGATGCCGAAGACCTGAAGGGTCTGGTCGCCCTGATGGGCGAGGAGATCAAGTCTCTGACCCTGAAGGTGGAAGACCTGCAAGGGCAGCTGGCGGCCCATCGCAAGGCGCGGTTCGGGTCGAAATCCGAAAGCCTCGATCAGCTGGCCTTCGACCTGCAGGAAGACACCGAGATCGCGCGGGCGGCTCAGGCGAAGCATGACGAAACCGGTGCGGACGACGATGCGGCGCAATCCGACAGGCCCGCCAAACGGCAACACAGCCGTGCCCCGCTGCCCGATCATCTCGAGCGACAGACCGAGGTCTTGTCTCCGGGCGATGCCTGCGCCTCGTGTGGCGGCGCCCTGCGCCCAGTCGGCGAGGAGGTGACGCAGGAACTGGAATACATCCCGGGGCGCTTCGTCGTCCGCCAGATCGTGCGTCCGCGCATGGCCTGCAGCTGCTGCGAGACCTTCGCGCAGGCACCGTTGCCGAGCCGCCCCATCGAGCGCGGCCGCGCCGGCCCCGGTCTTCTCGCGCATGTGCTGGTCGGCAAGTATTGCGATCATCTGCCATTATACCGGCAGTCGGAGATCTACGCGCGCGAGAAGCTCGACCTGCACCGATCGACGCTCACCGACTGGGTCGGGCGTTCAACGGCGTTGCTGGAACCGTTGGCCGAGCATATCGGCAAGCTGGTGCGCGCCGGGCCCGCCGTGTTTGCCGACGACACCCCGGTCAAGATGCAGACCGGTGCGAAGACAGGCAAGGCCCATACCGCGCGGCTCTGGAGTTACGTCCGCGACGAGAGGCCATGGTGCGGACAGGCGCCGCCCTGCGCGTGGTATCAGTTCAGCGTGGACCGGAAAGGACAGCACCCCTCTGCCCACCTCTCGGGCTACAAGGGCACCGTGCATGCCGACGGCTTCACCGGCTTCAATGGCCTGTTTGGCGAAGGCCTCGCCACGGAACAAGCCTGCATGGTTCATGTCCGCCGCAAGTTCGTGGATGTCTTCGAGCGCGATGGGTCCGTCATCGCCAGGGGCGCCATCGAACGGATTGCCAGGCTCTATGGTGTGGAAAAGGAGGCGCGCTACAAATCCCCCGACGAACGCGTCGCCCTGCGGCAGGCACAGGCGAAGCCGGTCTTCGATGAACTGGAAGGCTGGCTGAAGCAGCAACTGCCAAAAATATCCGGAAAGACCAAGCTGGCCGAGGCGATCCGCTACGCGCTCGGTCGCATTCCCAAGGCGCGGCCATACCTCGAGAACGGACAGCTGGAACTGGACAACAATATCTGCGAGCGGTCAATCAGACCCCTGACCCTTGGCAGGAAAAATTACCTCTTCATGGGCTCAAAAGGTGGCGGCAAGGCCGCGGCGATCGCCTACACGCTCATCGAAACCGCCCGCATGAACAACGTCAATCCCGAAGCCTGGCTTACTTGGGTTCTCGAGCGTATCGCAGATCACAAGATCAACCGCATCGAAGAACTCGCCCCTTGGAACTGGGCGCCGCAATAG
- the tnpB gene encoding IS66 family insertion sequence element accessory protein TnpB (TnpB, as the term is used for proteins encoded by IS66 family insertion elements, is considered an accessory protein, since TnpC, encoded by a neighboring gene, is a DDE family transposase.) — MIPVPSNTRVWLAAGVTDMRRGFNTLAAQAEKVLAENPYSGHLFVFRGRRGDLLKIIWWDAQGACLFSKRLERGRFVWPAAKEGKVSLSPSQLSMLLEGIDWRMPQKTWRPLQAG, encoded by the coding sequence ATGATCCCGGTGCCGAGCAATACGCGGGTGTGGCTCGCGGCCGGGGTGACAGACATGCGGCGTGGCTTCAACACCTTGGCGGCGCAGGCTGAAAAGGTCCTGGCCGAGAACCCGTATTCCGGCCACCTGTTCGTGTTCCGGGGGCGCCGGGGCGATCTATTGAAGATCATCTGGTGGGATGCCCAGGGGGCCTGCCTGTTCTCCAAGCGCCTCGAGCGTGGCCGGTTCGTCTGGCCCGCGGCGAAGGAGGGCAAGGTCAGCCTCAGTCCGTCGCAACTCTCGATGCTGCTGGAGGGGATCGACTGGCGCATGCCGCAAAAGACATGGCGGCCATTGCAGGCGGGATAA
- a CDS encoding transposase, translating into MAGKKGQKKRFWADEEKRSICEQALVPGVSVAQVARRYSMNANLIFKWLKDPRFSPAADETQMASEDDGIFLPVEVSGSSIDHDADDAPMMTAGSTSAPLLAHRVDITLSDGRRVVIEGPTALSSVIGLVQGLMA; encoded by the coding sequence ATGGCGGGCAAGAAGGGCCAGAAGAAGCGGTTCTGGGCGGACGAAGAGAAGCGGTCGATCTGCGAGCAGGCTTTGGTCCCGGGTGTGTCGGTCGCGCAGGTTGCCCGTCGTTATTCGATGAACGCGAACCTGATCTTCAAGTGGCTGAAAGACCCCCGCTTTTCCCCTGCTGCGGACGAAACGCAAATGGCATCGGAAGATGACGGTATCTTCTTGCCGGTGGAAGTGTCGGGGTCGTCCATCGACCATGATGCCGACGACGCGCCCATGATGACTGCGGGTTCGACATCGGCCCCTCTTCTGGCGCATCGGGTCGACATCACGCTGTCGGATGGGCGACGGGTCGTCATTGAAGGACCGACGGCGCTGTCATCTGTTATCGGGCTCGTGCAGGGCCTGATGGCATGA
- a CDS encoding recombinase family protein encodes MQDVVGYIRVSTPRQALEGGSLDEQAYVVRGFCDERKLKLLTIEEDDCSAAGVQGHLYRPGLRRALKIARENNAVILVPSVDRLARHPAVLEYIFGSDVPAISIAERRRVGHQRLEHRLHEAQRDRDEIADRAREGMARAKKRGGKLGNTTNLPAAQRKGAISNAARADRKAQELADFIERTPGFEKMTLREKVQLVNRDGPHNLISEKRDERRLWTESSIRKPLKRAEEELLLRKEMEDELVIVAPNWSWDASRDMPANDQTVDDDLDAALDEGTPVADAYRDHPDFGKF; translated from the coding sequence TTGCAAGACGTTGTTGGCTACATCCGTGTATCTACCCCTAGACAGGCACTGGAAGGTGGTAGTCTTGATGAGCAGGCCTATGTGGTGCGTGGTTTCTGTGATGAGAGGAAGCTGAAGCTGCTGACGATCGAAGAAGATGATTGCTCTGCTGCAGGCGTGCAAGGGCACCTGTATCGTCCTGGGCTGCGGCGGGCTCTCAAGATAGCCAGGGAGAACAATGCGGTAATTTTAGTTCCCAGTGTGGACCGCCTCGCACGTCACCCGGCCGTGCTGGAATACATCTTCGGGAGTGACGTGCCGGCGATCTCCATCGCCGAACGTCGCCGGGTTGGACACCAACGCCTGGAGCATCGTCTTCATGAAGCCCAGCGTGATCGTGACGAAATCGCAGATCGGGCGCGCGAAGGCATGGCCCGTGCAAAGAAACGCGGGGGCAAACTCGGAAATACGACCAACCTCCCTGCAGCACAGCGCAAAGGTGCGATCTCAAACGCGGCGAGAGCTGACCGCAAAGCGCAAGAGCTTGCTGATTTCATTGAACGCACGCCGGGCTTTGAGAAGATGACCCTTCGCGAGAAGGTGCAACTGGTGAACCGCGATGGACCTCACAATCTCATCAGTGAAAAGCGTGATGAACGCCGGCTATGGACGGAGAGTAGCATCCGGAAGCCACTCAAGCGCGCGGAAGAGGAACTTTTGTTGCGCAAGGAGATGGAGGACGAACTGGTCATCGTCGCGCCGAACTGGTCTTGGGACGCGTCTCGGGACATGCCGGCGAACGACCAGACTGTCGATGATGATCTCGACGCGGCGCTTGACGAAGGCACGCCTGTTGCCGACGCCTACAGAGATCATCCGGATTTCGGGAAGTTTTGA
- a CDS encoding DUF262 domain-containing protein produces MTYATITIGNLLADVNTRYFLPAIQRPFVWNADQVVTLIDSLMKGYPISSFMFWAIDEDMKRDLKIYNFIENWKPGMQNLTASADGRDVTLVLDGQQRMTSLLIALRGTFSEKIKHKRRASADAWVEKTLYLDLLQDPSEDYEEKDTDLGVSYGLRFHALPPRNDYRHHWFRLGDILNYRTKDKLEELIEATLGQLHHGVTAYDRELITSALHRLHQMIWVDELVNYYTEISRSVDRVLDIFVRANDGGTKLSKSDLMMSLITSKWETGSARDMVFGFVDHINTGLGSPNKITRDFVLKACLVLCGFDVKYNVSNFTTQSIAEIERQWPAIKDAIERSFRFLNALGISAENLSSLNAVLPIAWFLFHAPSLTLRGSSEFDRQNGRATQRWLLNSLLMGVFAGTSDRTISVARSTLKDARQASRDFPEAQLYHALAIGGRLTRLDERGVEELLELKHGKPKTFLALSLLYNDLDWNGTIYHVDHIIPQARAARRILMGMNLPEHRIREITDAVNRLGNLQLLPSQENLEKSDLPFEAWITGRSDTYRDRHMIEHTPDLWTTAMLPEFVRGRERLIRRRLLALTEKEPA; encoded by the coding sequence ATGACCTACGCTACTATCACGATCGGAAACCTCCTTGCGGATGTGAATACCCGCTACTTCCTGCCGGCCATCCAGCGGCCATTCGTCTGGAACGCGGACCAGGTGGTGACGCTCATCGACTCGCTCATGAAAGGCTATCCGATCAGTTCTTTCATGTTCTGGGCCATCGATGAAGACATGAAGCGTGACCTGAAGATCTACAATTTCATCGAGAACTGGAAGCCGGGGATGCAGAACTTGACCGCGTCTGCCGACGGCCGGGACGTGACGCTGGTGCTGGACGGCCAACAACGCATGACGTCGCTGCTGATCGCCCTGCGCGGCACCTTCTCGGAAAAGATCAAGCACAAGCGTCGCGCGAGTGCGGATGCCTGGGTGGAAAAAACCCTCTACCTGGATCTATTGCAGGACCCCTCCGAGGACTACGAGGAGAAAGACACTGATCTCGGCGTCAGCTATGGGCTGCGGTTCCACGCCCTGCCTCCACGCAACGATTATCGCCATCACTGGTTCCGGCTGGGTGACATTCTGAACTACCGCACCAAGGACAAGCTGGAGGAGTTGATCGAGGCAACGCTGGGGCAATTACATCACGGGGTGACCGCCTACGATCGTGAGTTGATCACCTCTGCCCTACACCGCCTACACCAGATGATCTGGGTCGACGAATTGGTCAACTACTACACCGAGATCAGCCGATCCGTGGATCGGGTGCTCGATATCTTCGTCCGCGCCAACGACGGTGGCACCAAGTTGTCCAAGTCCGACCTGATGATGTCGCTGATCACCTCGAAATGGGAGACTGGCTCGGCCCGCGACATGGTGTTCGGATTCGTCGATCACATCAACACCGGCCTGGGCAGCCCGAACAAGATCACCAGGGATTTCGTGCTAAAGGCCTGCCTGGTGCTGTGCGGCTTCGACGTGAAATACAATGTCTCTAACTTCACCACACAGTCGATTGCGGAGATCGAGCGACAATGGCCGGCTATCAAGGATGCGATCGAGCGCAGCTTCCGGTTTCTGAACGCGCTCGGGATCTCTGCCGAGAACCTCTCGTCATTGAATGCTGTGCTGCCGATAGCCTGGTTCCTGTTCCACGCGCCTAGCTTGACGCTGCGCGGCTCATCGGAATTCGACCGACAGAACGGACGGGCGACGCAGCGCTGGCTTCTCAACAGTCTGCTGATGGGCGTCTTCGCCGGAACCTCGGACAGGACCATTTCTGTCGCTCGTTCAACCCTTAAGGACGCGCGGCAAGCGTCCCGGGACTTCCCCGAAGCCCAGCTCTATCATGCGCTGGCCATCGGCGGTCGCCTGACACGTCTGGATGAACGCGGTGTCGAGGAACTTCTGGAGCTCAAGCATGGAAAGCCCAAGACATTCCTCGCGCTGTCGTTGCTTTATAACGATCTCGACTGGAACGGGACCATCTACCATGTCGATCACATCATCCCACAGGCCCGTGCGGCGCGCCGAATCCTGATGGGCATGAACCTGCCCGAACATCGCATCCGAGAGATCACGGATGCCGTCAATCGCCTCGGCAATCTGCAGCTGCTGCCAAGCCAGGAGAACCTGGAGAAAAGCGATCTGCCGTTCGAGGCCTGGATCACTGGCCGGAGCGACACCTACCGCGATCGACACATGATAGAGCACACACCGGATCTGTGGACCACGGCCATGCTGCCCGAGTTCGTGCGCGGTCGGGAACGACTGATCCGCCGGCGGCTACTGGCTCTAACCGAGAAGGAGCCAGCATGA